One region of Nitrospirota bacterium genomic DNA includes:
- a CDS encoding DedA family protein, producing MFGPLRRLYDWVLHWAETPYGSPALFLLAVAESSFFPVPPDVLLIALGLSIPRRSFRYAALCTVGSVLGGALGYYLGTAFWDLIGEGILFHYVDRAGFEAVREYFLQYEGWAIAVAGFTPIPYKVFTISAGFFRVNFGVFMLASALSRGARFFLIAALIYVFGPSIRSFIDRYFNALTVAFMVLLVGGFLLIRYVL from the coding sequence ATGTTCGGACCTCTCCGCCGCCTCTATGACTGGGTGCTGCACTGGGCCGAGACGCCCTACGGCTCGCCGGCCCTGTTTCTTCTGGCCGTGGCCGAAAGCAGCTTCTTCCCCGTCCCCCCGGACGTCCTGCTCATCGCCCTGGGGCTTTCCATCCCCCGGAGGTCTTTTCGCTATGCCGCGCTCTGCACCGTGGGCTCCGTGCTGGGAGGCGCCCTGGGGTATTACCTGGGGACGGCCTTCTGGGACCTCATCGGGGAGGGGATACTCTTTCATTACGTGGACCGGGCCGGGTTTGAGGCCGTGCGCGAGTACTTCCTGCAGTACGAGGGCTGGGCCATCGCCGTGGCCGGCTTCACCCCCATTCCCTACAAGGTCTTCACCATCTCCGCCGGGTTCTTCCGGGTGAACTTCGGCGTCTTCATGCTGGCCTCGGCGCTCTCGCGGGGGGCCCGGTTCTTCCTCATCGCCGCTCTCATCTATGTCTTCGGCCCCTCGATACGGAGCTTCATAGACCGCTACTTCAACGCCCTCACGGTGGCCTTCATGGTGCTTCTCGTCGGCGGGTTTCTCCTCATCCGCTACGTCCTCTAG